Proteins found in one Triticum aestivum cultivar Chinese Spring chromosome 4D, IWGSC CS RefSeq v2.1, whole genome shotgun sequence genomic segment:
- the LOC123097827 gene encoding elongator complex protein 6: MEEYGAGDLLSEAMCAGARVVVVEDCVEAPAAFVLHLLLKRALAAGGGGGGGAALLALAQPFSHYDRVLRKMGCNLSMHRKSERLHFFDLQGFPGGTRGGAIADSLAQLYSAVQRVVETCRAGENAGRFTVMIDDVSLLEVAANGSADDVLDFLHYCVTLTSEMNCSLVVLIHEDIYSSEDGVGLLAHLRYIADLVIKAAPLSTGLATDVHGQLSVVNKGMLIEQRPAKGRKVWSFHFKVKENGADFFYPGSRH; this comes from the exons ATGGAGGAGTACGGCGCGGGGGACCTCCTCAGCGAGGCCATGTGCGCCGGcgcgcgggtggtggtggtggaggactgCGTGGAGGCGCCCGCCGccttcgtcctccacctcctcctcaagcGCGCGCTCGCtgcgggcggtggcggtggcggtggcgcggcGCTCCTCGCCCTCGCGCAGCCCTTTTCGCACTACGACCGCGTCCTCCGCAAGATG GGCTGTAACTTATCCATGCATAGGAAGAGTGAGAGACTTCATTTCTTTGACTTGCAGGGGTTCCCAG GTGGAACACGGGGAGGTGCCATTGCTGATAGCTTAGCTCAGCTGTATAGTGCTGTTCAGAGAGTGGTGGAGACATGCAGGGCTGGAGAAAATGCAGGTCGGTTCACGGTTATGATAGATGATGTTTCACTCTTGGAAGTTGCTGCCAATGGTTCTGCAGATGATGTCTTGGACTTCTTGCATTATTGTGTGACACTTACGTCTGAGATG AATTGCTCGCTTGTGGTTCTTATTCATGAGGATATTTATTCAAGCGAGGATGGTGTGGGACTTCTCGCACATCTGCGCTATATTGCGGATCTTGTGATTAAAGCAGCACCTCTGAGCACTGGTTTAGCCACTGATGTTCATGGACAG CTGTCAGTGGTAAACAAAGGAATGCTCATCGAGCAAAGGCCGGCGAAAGGGCGGAAAGTTTGGAGCTTCCATTTTAAGGTGAAGGAAAACGGCGCAGACTTCTTCTACCCAGGGAGCAGACATTAG
- the LOC123097826 gene encoding probable serine/threonine-protein kinase PBL7 isoform X2, with protein sequence MGCCTSSQKKGAAAGDRRKEPAEKPSQIAPAASPSPTPLPSAEISRLEASQGAVRTKFISSPGPHTNRLSFTYEELNAATLGFPRDHFLGEGGFGKVYKGVLDGNEVAIKILNPNGLQGNREFCTEVMVLSRMHHPNLVKLVGFCADDDQRLLVYEYMPLGSLETHIFDLPPDKKPIDWNTRIKILVGAAQGLKHLHVNCNPPIINRDVKCANILLGEEYHPKLADFGLAKLGPTGDDTHVSTRVMGTPGYCAPEYLESGQLTIKSDVYSFGVVILEVITGRKALDQSRIKAERSLAEWNYSLLLPNAIMSIPRTTLCLPEISLATPLINRRDFALLADPALGNQYSMTSLYQVLSVARMCLNKTASQRPQITDVAAALAHISKSRRTRRLAHQQSAAQVHQPGEDI encoded by the exons ATGGGGTGCTGCACCTCGTCGCAGAAGAAGGGCGCCGCGGCGGGGGACAGGAGGAAGGAGCCCGCCGAGAAGCCGTCCCAGATCGCGCCGGCCGCCTCGCCATCGCCCACGCCCTTGCCCTCAGCTG AGATTTCTAGATTAGAGGCCAGTCAGGGGGCCGTGCGCACTAAGTTTATCTCAAGCCCTGGTCCGCATACCAATCGCCTATCATTCACCTACGAGGAGCTGAATGCGGCGACATTGGGCTTCCCACGAGATCACTTTCTGGGAGAGGGTGGGTTCGGAAAGGTTTATAAAGGTGTGCTGGACGGCAACGAG GTTGCTATAAAGATTCTCAACCCCAATGGATTGCAAGGGAACAGAGAGTTCTGCACAGAAGTTATGGTGTTGAGCAGGATGCATCACCCGAATCTTGTCAAGCTTGTTGGCTTCTGCGCTGATGATGATCAGAGGCTTTTAGTCTATGAATACATGCCTTTGGGTTCATTGGAAACTCATATTTTTG ATCTCCCCCCTGATAAGAAGCCTATTGACTGGAATACAAGGATAAAGATACTTGTTGGCGCAGCTCAAGGCCTGAAGCATTTGCATGTGAACTGTAACCCTCCTATCATAAACCGTGACGTGAAGTGTGCGAATATTTTGCTTGGTGAGGAATATCATCCAAAGCTGGCCGACTTTGGCTTGGCAAAGCTAGGTCCGACTGGCGACGATACTCATGTTTCAACTAGAGTGATGGGTACACCTGGGTATTGTGCACCGGAGTATCTTGAGAGCGGTCAGTTGACCATCAAGTCGGATGTTTACAGCTTTGGTGTTGTCATATTGGAGGTAATCACAGGAAGAAAGGCTTTAGATCAGAGTCGAATCAAAGCTGAGCGTAGTCTTGCTGAATGG aACTACTCCTTGCTTCTCCCCAATGCTATAATGTCTATACCAAGGACAACATTGTGTTTACCTGAGATATCTTTG GCCACCCCTTTGATCAACAGGAGGGATTTTGCATTGTTGGCAGATCCAGCGCTTGGCAATCAGTACAGCATGACATCATTGTACCAGGTCCTTTCCGTTGCTCGAATGTGCCTGAATAAAACAGCCAGCCAGAGACCTCAGATTACAGACGTAGCTGCCGCTCTCGCTCACATCTCAAAGTCTAGAAGAACGCGGCGACTAGCCCACCAGCAGTCAGCAGCTCAAGTTCACCAACCCGGGGAAGATATATAG
- the LOC123097826 gene encoding serine/threonine-protein kinase PBL27 isoform X1: protein MGCCTSSQKKGAAAGDRRKEPAEKPSQIAPAASPSPTPLPSAEISRLEASQGAVRTKFISSPGPHTNRLSFTYEELNAATLGFPRDHFLGEGGFGKVYKGVLDGNEVAIKILNPNGLQGNREFCTEVMVLSRMHHPNLVKLVGFCADDDQRLLVYEYMPLGSLETHIFDLPPDKKPIDWNTRIKILVGAAQGLKHLHVNCNPPIINRDVKCANILLGEEYHPKLADFGLAKLGPTGDDTHVSTRVMGTPGYCAPEYLESGQLTIKSDVYSFGVVILEVITGRKALDQSRIKAERSLAEWATPLINRRDFALLADPALGNQYSMTSLYQVLSVARMCLNKTASQRPQITDVAAALAHISKSRRTRRLAHQQSAAQVHQPGEDI from the exons ATGGGGTGCTGCACCTCGTCGCAGAAGAAGGGCGCCGCGGCGGGGGACAGGAGGAAGGAGCCCGCCGAGAAGCCGTCCCAGATCGCGCCGGCCGCCTCGCCATCGCCCACGCCCTTGCCCTCAGCTG AGATTTCTAGATTAGAGGCCAGTCAGGGGGCCGTGCGCACTAAGTTTATCTCAAGCCCTGGTCCGCATACCAATCGCCTATCATTCACCTACGAGGAGCTGAATGCGGCGACATTGGGCTTCCCACGAGATCACTTTCTGGGAGAGGGTGGGTTCGGAAAGGTTTATAAAGGTGTGCTGGACGGCAACGAG GTTGCTATAAAGATTCTCAACCCCAATGGATTGCAAGGGAACAGAGAGTTCTGCACAGAAGTTATGGTGTTGAGCAGGATGCATCACCCGAATCTTGTCAAGCTTGTTGGCTTCTGCGCTGATGATGATCAGAGGCTTTTAGTCTATGAATACATGCCTTTGGGTTCATTGGAAACTCATATTTTTG ATCTCCCCCCTGATAAGAAGCCTATTGACTGGAATACAAGGATAAAGATACTTGTTGGCGCAGCTCAAGGCCTGAAGCATTTGCATGTGAACTGTAACCCTCCTATCATAAACCGTGACGTGAAGTGTGCGAATATTTTGCTTGGTGAGGAATATCATCCAAAGCTGGCCGACTTTGGCTTGGCAAAGCTAGGTCCGACTGGCGACGATACTCATGTTTCAACTAGAGTGATGGGTACACCTGGGTATTGTGCACCGGAGTATCTTGAGAGCGGTCAGTTGACCATCAAGTCGGATGTTTACAGCTTTGGTGTTGTCATATTGGAGGTAATCACAGGAAGAAAGGCTTTAGATCAGAGTCGAATCAAAGCTGAGCGTAGTCTTGCTGAATGG GCCACCCCTTTGATCAACAGGAGGGATTTTGCATTGTTGGCAGATCCAGCGCTTGGCAATCAGTACAGCATGACATCATTGTACCAGGTCCTTTCCGTTGCTCGAATGTGCCTGAATAAAACAGCCAGCCAGAGACCTCAGATTACAGACGTAGCTGCCGCTCTCGCTCACATCTCAAAGTCTAGAAGAACGCGGCGACTAGCCCACCAGCAGTCAGCAGCTCAAGTTCACCAACCCGGGGAAGATATATAG